Below is a window of Paenibacillus bovis DNA.
ATCATTTATGGTATTGTATGCTGGATTAAGGTGTTATTTTAATAAAAGGCAGCCACCTTTGGAGAAGATGGCTGCCTTTTTCAATTGCTGCTCTGGAAATTATTTTAAAGAAGAAGTCTGTAACCGCTGCACACGTACCCGATTAATCCGCTGACGGCCGACTTCCTCTACTTTGTAACGGAAATGCTCATACTCGAACTCCGGCTTCTCACTCCGAGTCGGTATCCGTCCCAGCGTTCCGATCACAAATCCGCTCAGCGTATCGTAATCCTCCAGCGGCAGTTCGGCAGGAACGACTCTGCGCACTTCATCCAGCCGCGCCGATCCGGGGAAAATATAGGTACTCTCGTCAATCTGCTCATAATCGGTCTCATCCATATCATACTCGTCATAGATATTACCGATAACCTCTTCGATCAGATCCTCGATCGTCACGATCCCGGCAGTACCGCCATATTCATCCACCACGATCGCCATGTGTATACGGTTCTGCTGCATTTCTTCCAGCAAAGTATCCCCGCGCTGATGCTCGGATACAAAATAAGGCGGTCGCATAAATGCCCGTACATCCCACGATCGGGCTTCTTGATGAACAAGGTGGCCGATCATATCCTTGACGTGCAACATACCGATCACATTATCGATATGACCTTCATATACCGGATAACGGGTGTACTTTTCCGCAGTTGCCAGTGCAATCGCATCGTCCCGGCTAATATCTACCGGAATTGCAGACACATCAGTCCTTGGCGTCATTACATCGGCAGCATCCTTGTTATCCAGTTCAAATACATTATTGATAATAATGCGCTCGTTCGGCTGAATCGTCCCACGCTCCAGTCCGGTATCAATCATCATCCGGATCTCTTCCTCGGATGCTTCTTCATCTTCCGCATTCGGATCAACGCCAAACAGACGTACAGTCATATTGGTCGAGAAGGTCAGCAGTTTGACAAACGGCGCTACCATTTTGGACAAAATATGCAGCGGACTGGCTGCCAGCATGGCGATCGATTCTGCCTTTTTCATAGCAAGCCGCTTGGGAACCAGCTCACCGAACACCAGCGTAAAATAGGACAGTACCAGCGTAATCACAATCACCGACGCGGTAGACAGCACATTACGCGGGATCTCGATGCCGCGGGCAACCAGATAATCGACCAGTACGGTTGCAAATGTATCGGCAGCAAACGCACTCGCTAGAAAGCCTGCCAGCGTAATCCCGATCTGGATCGTAGCGAGAAATCCGCTCGGCTCCGAAGTCAGCTTGTGAATAATGGCTGCTTTTTTGTTGCCATTCTCGGCCATGATCCGGATCTTGTTATCATTTACTGTAATCAGTGCAATCTCCGATGCCGCAAAAAACGCATTGATCAGAATCAGTACAATCAACACCACAATCTCAAAGCCCAAAAAATCTGCACCTCCTGTAAAATAGAAAAGGCCCGCCGGCTCTGGTCGGTCATGCTGTATCAAGCGTGTCCCTTTATTGGTATAGTAACCGAATTGGTGTCTACAGAAGCTATGAATATTTCACATTAGTGACAAAATGACGAAAAATGCATAACCAATAAAATATAGCAAATGAAGCAAACAAAAAGCAGACCTCCTGTGACCGGAAGTCTGCTTCTTTTATAGTGATGCCTTATAGGATGATGCAGTCGTTCAGAGACTGTCAAAATAACGCGCACTCTCCACCATCGGTGTGCAGTCGATATGTCCACCATTCAGATTGATTTCGAAAATATAATCTTTGCCATTCACCAGCTGCTTGACCATCCGCCAATCGATTTTGCCCTGTCCGAGCGGCAGCGAATCATGGTATTCCCCCATGCTGTCTACCAGATGGTAATACTGTGCATACGGTGCGGTTCGTTCCAGCACTTCCCTTAGACGATCATTATCGCCGCGGAAGCTGATAAAGGTATGACTGACATCCACATTGACCGGCAGCTGCAGCGGAATAATAACTTCATCAATCAGATACGGATTGGCATAACAGAATAGCCCATCGGTCGAATCTTCCCACAGCAGCACATCCTGTCCATAGACCAGAATTTTCTCGATCTCCGCTTTCATGAGCAGGGTGCGTTCCCGTGTAATCTCCGGATTCTCGCTTTTGACGTAATTGGCATGAATCACACATTTGGCGCCTTCTTCCTGACAGATGGCTACCAATTGTTCGGTCGATTGCTGATAATACCGATAACGATCCGGGTCAGGGCTCAGAATATCCAGAAATTTACCGTTATAACGGGTCGGATGATGCAGATAGACGCGGATGCCGCGTTCACGCAATTCACGAATCCGTGAACGGATCAGATCGCTCTGCTCCAGATCCTCCACGCTGAGAAAAAACTCGATAATCTCCGGTTCATACTGCATACGATCATCCAGACTTTCCCGATCCAGACTGCTTTTCAGACGCATATTGTTCATACTGCCACTCCTCTGTCTCTTTCTGTAAATGGAACCCTATCAGCAGGTCTCTTCTAATCATATAATACACAATCACGCATTCCCAATCCTCGATGACGAATACATTTAAATCATCGTTTAACCGCCTTACCTATTCAGTTACTTAGCAGTAATTCCGTTATATAGAATAAGGACTTTTTGACTATATAGAGGTATGCTGTCCCCGGACAGACTCTGGTTGAAAGACTGGACGTGAACACTAAGGAGTTTTGGAAATGAGGAGACCAAGCAAACCGCTTGCTGCAATTTTGCTGATCATCATATACCTGATGCTGTATTATACGTGGATTCTCATCTGGCAGGATCATAAACCCATGCTGGACTGGGGCGGAGATGTACTGACGATTCTTGCAGGTATCGCTGCTCTGTCATGGCTGCTAGCCGCCTACCGTCGTGGTGGACAGGACTGTCGTCCGCTATGGCTGCTGCTTATGCTGGGCTGTCTAAGCAGCCTGATTGCCAATATTATCTGGCTTTACAACAATTCCATCTTGCAGGAGGAACTGCCTTTTCCCAGTGTTGCCGATATTTTTTACGTCCTGCAGCCTTTATTTTATTTATCGGCATTTATTTACCAGATATCACGCAAGCTGAAAACCTACGGTGCTGTACGATTCGTTTTTGATATTGCGATTGTCATGACTGCGGCAATCAGTCTGAGCTGGCAGTATGTGCTGCAGCCCATTGTAAGTACACCGGGTATTCCGACCTTCAATATGAGTATGGCGCTGGCGTATCCGATCGGCGACCTGGTCCTGCTGCTGTCGGCGCTGGGAATTTATTTTGGCTTCCGTACCATCTGGCCGGAGCGGCTGCTGTCCCTGCTATTTGCAGGAGTGCTTACCCAGATTATCGGCGACTGCATGTTTTCAGTGACGGTCTACACCCAGGATTCTAGCTGGATGATCTGGTCCAATCCTTGCTTTGGCCTCAGTCTGTTATTGATTGGACTAACAGGCATCGTATACAAGAAATCGCTGGAAAAGCTGCCTTCGCAGCAGACCACCCTGCCGGTGGAAGTTGTGGAAAAGCCGAACTGGATCAGGACACTGCTGCCGTATATTACGGTAATTGCCCTGTTTATCGTTATGGTCGTTGATTCCAACAGTCGCAACGCGATTGCACTCGGCTCGGGTTTATCCATTTTGTTCGTAATTATCCGGCAGCTGCTGATTCTTCTGGAGAACCGGATGCTGCTCGTTACTTTATCCGAGAAAACAATAGCCCTGGAAAGCAGCGAGGAGCAGTATCGCTCCCTGTTCCGGTACCATCCGGACGCAGTCTGCTCACTGGATTTGTACGGCAATATTCTGAGCATCAATGAATCGGCTTCCAGAATGCTGGGATACAGCGAGGACGAACTGGATTTGCTGACCAATATTACTTTTATCCCTGAGCAGTACAGAGACATGGCACGTATGCATTTCCAGCAATCGTGGAAAGGGCAGCCGCAAAGTTATGAACTCTGCCTGCAAGCTCGGGACGGCCGTCTGATTCAGGTACAGATGACGAATATCCCGATTATGATCCAGGGGCATACAGTAGGCGCTTTTGCTATTGCCAAGGATATTACGGAGAAAAAGAACAATGAAGAGCGTATCCATTATCTGGCGTATCATGATCCACTGACAGGTGTATACAACCGGGCTGCCTATGACGAGAATCTCAAATGGATGATAGCACAGCCCCATATTCAGCGGTTTGCTGTGTTCTTTATCGATCTGGATCGATTCAAGCATGTCAACGATACGCTCGGTCATGATGTAGGAGATCAGCTGCTGCTATCCGTTGCCGGACGGCTAACCGCTCATGTGCCGGCAGACAGTATGGTCGCCCGAAGAGGCGGAGACGAATTTACCCTGCTTCTGCCGCTTACGGATGATGATCGCCTGATTACCGATACGGCGCAGGCAGTGCTGGAGTCTCTTCAGCAGCCGCATTATATCGGCCAGCACAAAATTGTCTGCACCCCCAGCATCGGGATTGCTATTTATCCGGATCATTCGACCGATATATGCACGCTTGTTCAAAAAGCTGACCGGGCGATGTATCAGGTTAAAATTAACGGCAAAGCACATTATCTAATCTACGATGATAATGACGAAAAAATCACCCGCAAGCTGCTGCTGGAGCAGAGTATCGGTTCTGCACTGGATCATAACGAGCTGCTGCTGCATTATCAATCCCAGGTCGATGCTTCTTCCGGCAAAGTGGTCGGTGTGGAAGCACTGCTACGCTGGAAGCATCCACAGCTCGGCTGGATCGCGCCACTGGAATTTATTCCGGTAGCCGAAGATACCGGCAGCATCCTGTCTATCGGACGCTGGGTGCTGCTGGAAGCCTGTCGTCAGGCCAAAACCTGGGCAGATCAGGGTCACTTTATCAAAATGGGTGTCAATCTGTCCCCGCGCCAATTTCAGCAGGGCAATCTGGTAGATACAGTAGCCGAAGTATTGCAGGAGACCGGCCTGGACCCGGCTTATCTGGATCTGGAGATTACCGAATCAATTGCGATGAGCCATATCCATAATGTTATCCCACAGCTGCATGCGCTGAAGCATCTCGGCGTCTCTATCTCTATTGACGATTTTGGCACCGGCTATTCTTCTCTCTCCTATCTCGCCAGCTTCCCGATCGACAAGCTGAAGATCGCCCGTGAATTTATTAGCAAGATCAATGAAAAGGACAGCCACTCTATTATTGCTTCCATCATCAATCTGGCCTATGGACTGAATCTCAATGTTATTGCAGAAGGGGTAGAGGACTGTCAGCAGGCCGATATTCTAAAAGGGATCGACTGCTACGAAATGCAGGGCTATCTGTTCAGCAAACCGGTGATCGCTGCGGAGATCGAAAAGACGTTTCAGCAGGATCATCTGCACTAGCATAGCAGGTTACAGGTGGAGTGCTATACCAAGCCAACCAAACGGTATAAAAAGCAAATCAACACATTGGGTTGCTGAATAAATGATCCATGATTTGGCTCTGTTCATGGCTTCCTCCCGCAGCCACATAAATATCAAGCTTATCCATGCTTACAGAGCATGATGTATATACAGCTACAGCCAAAAGGCTTGCCCACTCCAGACGGAGAAGGCAAGCCTTTTGGCTCTGCTTCTATTACGTATACATATCTCTGACCGCTTGCTATTTATAACAGCTTACAAATTGCTATCACTCACGCTAAAGGTATCGCCGCCCTGAATCGTACCCGACTCAAATCCCTTGTAGAACCAGCGTTTGCGCTGCTCGGATGTACCGTGGGTAAAACTGTCAGGTACTACATAACCCTGTGCACGCTGCTGGATCGTATCGTCCCCGACCGCACTCGCAGCAGTCAGTGCCTCTTCCAGATCGCCCTGCTCCAGCAGGTTTTTGCCCTGCTCATAATGAGCCCATACTCCGGCATAATAATCGGCCTGCAGCTCGATGCGCACCTGATACTTGGTGTTGAACTCCTTTTCGCTGAGGCGCTGACGGTAAGGTTCAACCTTGTCCATCGTACCGAGCAATGTCTGTACATGGTGACCGACTTCATGGGCGACTACATAAGCCATAGCAAAGTCACCCGGTGCCTGGAACTGCTGCTTTAATTCATCATAGAAACTCAGATCGATATACAGCTTCTGGTCACCTGGGCAGTAGAAGGGTCCTACTGCCGAACTTGCTGTGCCACAGGCAGACTGTACACTGCCGCTATAGATGACCAGCTCCGGGTTTTTGTAGGTCAGTCCCTGCTGTTTGAATACATCGCTCCAGACGTCCTCTGTATCCGCCAGTACGACCGAGACAAAATCGACCAGTTCTTCTTCCTGGGCGGTACCCTGATAATTGCCAACGGTCTGCGTTCCGCTGGAAGTCATATTATTGATCAGACTGGACGGATTGCCGCCCAGCAGCATAACGATAATAATGACGATAATTCCGCCAATCCCGCCTCCTACAATTGTTTTGCCGCCTCTGCCGCGGCGGTCTTCCACGTTCGTACTTGCTCGTCTACCCTGCCATTTCATGCTGCTACCCCCTGCTTTTCATTCTTGATCCCATTTGATTGGTTCATATATGTGTACACACTCTCCTATACGTTTGGAGCGTATATAGCTCTGGCGCTAATATCTTGTACCCATAATCGGCAAAACCGCCTACATTTGCTGCGAATCCATGGTCTCCTTCGGCTGCAGACTGCTGTTTATTGAACATTGGCAGGCTGCTTGGGTTGCCGCCTATTCTGCTGTATCATTTTCCGCAAAAATTAATCCTTTTAAATGCAGAAATGCGGTTTAAATTTCGTCCAAAAGCCTTAATGAATATTACAGTATTTAATTATAAAAATTCCTATAAAATTCCTCTTCCAATCATCGAACCACTCTTCAGACTATTCCTGTATTTAAAGCATAGATAAGAAGGTGCATATACACCGGACGCCAGCCAAAAAAGGGCGCTGGATCAGCCCTTTTCGATTCTGTAAAATGTCTTTATTCACCAGACTGAATACGCTATCAAAAAAGGTACTGGCGGGGCAAATGGTAATCATGTATAATGAGTCTCAAATCCAGCTTGATGGCCAGGGCTTTTTTTTCGGCACTTTAGGCAAACGTTTGCACAATAGTCACCAGCTGTACCCAACTATCCAGGAAGTGAGTGATTTCTCATGAAAAGATTGTTTGATATCCACCCGTGGAAAATTGTTGAACGCGAACTGCATACGGAAGAATTCCGTCTTGCAGAAAGTATGATGAGCCTTGGTAACGGTCATATGGGCATGCGTGGTAATTTCGAGGAGAACTACAGCGGCGATATGCACCGCGGTTCCTATGTTGCAGGCGTCTGGTTCCCGGACAAAACCCGTGTCGGCTGGTGGAAGAACGGCTACCCGCACTATTTTGGCAAAGTAATCAATTCTATTAACTATATCGGCATTCGTCTGCTGCTGGATGGCGAAGAAGTCGATCTGAGCCAGTCCCAGATCAAGGACTACTACCGCGAGCTGGATATGCAGCAGGGCGTTCTATCCCGCGAATTCACAGTTATTCACGGCGAAAAGGAAACCCGCATCCAGACGTCCCGCTTCCTCTCTGTGGCCGATCAGGAACTGGCGGTTATCAAGTATGCTGTCACGCCTGTAAACTATAGCGACGAAATCACCCTGATCCCTTATCTGGACGGCGATATCCGCAATGAAGATTCCAACTACGACGAAGATTTTTGGGTCGAAATCGACAAATCCGCTTCCGAGCTGAACGGTCATCTGGTGATGCAGACCAAGGATAATTCCTTTGGCACGCCGACATTCCAGATTGCTGCTTCCATGCGTCTGGACGTCGTTGGCGGTACACCATCGATCTCTTACTCTTCCCGGGAAGAATATGTAGAAAATACGATCACATCCCAGGCAGAGCAGGGACAGACCGTTACATTGTATAAATATATTGCGCTTACAACCGATCGTGATCATCCACGCGGCACGCTGCCGGAGAACGGTCAGACTGTACTGGATCGTGCTGCCAAGCAGGGATACGAAGCACTGCTTGACGCTCATGCCGCAGGATGGAAGCAGCGCTGGGAGATGGCGGACGTAGCGATCGAAGGCGATGACGAAGCCCAACAAGGTATCCGCTTCAATCTGTTCCAGCTGTTCTCTACCTACTACGGTGAAGATGCACGCCTGAATATCGGTCCCAAAGGATTCACCGGCGAGAAATACGGCGGCGCTACGTACTGGGATACAGAAGCGTATGCACTCCCGCTCTATCTGTCTACCGCCAAGCCGGAGGTTGCCCGCAATCTCTGTGTGTATCGTCATAACCAGCTGGACGGCGCTTATCACAATGCCCAGCAGCAAGGTCTGCAGGGTGCGCTGTATCCGATGGTTACCTTTACCGGTGTCGAGTGTCATAACGAATGGGAGATTACGTTTGAAGAGATTCATCGTAACAGCGCGATCGCCTATGCAGTCTATAACTATGTGAATTATACCGGTGACCGTGATTACCTGCACCAGTACGGTCTGGATGTACTGACAGGCATTTCCCGCTTCTGGGCAGATCGCGTGCATTACAGCAAGCGCCAGGGTCAGTACATGATCCACGGCGTTACCGGTCCGAATGAATACGAGAACAATGTTAACAACAACTGGTACACCAACCGGATCTCGGCGTGGACACTGGAATATACAATTCAGGTAGTGCGTGAATTGCAGGCCGCGGGTCATACCGAAGTCATCTCCAAGCTTGAAATTAACGATGAAGAGCTGGCGAAATGGCAGCATATCGTTGACAACATGTACTTGCCATATGACGAAGAACTCGGTATCTTTGTCCAGCATGACACGTTCCTCGACAAGGACCTGATGAGCGCAGACGATCTCGATCCGGCAGACCGTCCGATCAACCAGAAATGGTCATGGGACAAAATCCTGCGTAGCTGCTTTATCAAACAAGCCGATGTACTGCAGGGACTATATTTCCTGAATGACCAATATACGGCGGAAGAAAAGCGCCGTAACTTTGAGTTCTACGAGCCAATGACAGTTCATGAATCTTCCCTGTCTCCTTGTATTCACAGCATTCTCGCGGCAGAGCTGGGCATGGAAGAGAAAGCATACGAAATGTACAACCGGACAGCACGTCTGGATCTGGACAACTATAACAACGATACCGAAGATGGTCTGCATATCACGAGCATGACCGGATCATGGCTCGGCATTGTACAAGGATTTGCCGGTATGCGTACCGCCAATGAGACACTGAGCTTTGCGCCATTTATCCCGCAGGCTTGGGATCGTTACAGCTTCAATATCGTCTACCGCGATCACTTTATCAAAGTGGAAGTATCCCGCGAGCTGGTACAGCTGACCCAGGAAGGTCCGGAATTGTCACTGCAGCTGTACGGTGAGAAGATCACTCTACCGGCAGACGGCAAGCACACGGTACCTGTGATCCAAAAAGAACAAACTGCCGAAGTGCTGGTAGGAGGCGAAGCCTAATGCGTCCGGAACTGCAAGCCGTTATCTTCGACCTCGACGGTGTCGTGACAGACACCGCCGAGTATCACTACCTCGCATGGAAGGCACTCGGCGAAAGCATCGGGGTTCCTTTTACCCGCGAGTTCAATGAGGAACTGAAGGGCGTATCCCGTATGGATTCGCTGAATAAGATCCTCGCGCTCGGCGGCAAGGAAAACAGCTACTCTGATGAAGAGAAGCTGGAGCTCGCCAAGCAAAAGAACGATC
It encodes the following:
- a CDS encoding hemolysin family protein produces the protein MGFEIVVLIVLILINAFFAASEIALITVNDNKIRIMAENGNKKAAIIHKLTSEPSGFLATIQIGITLAGFLASAFAADTFATVLVDYLVARGIEIPRNVLSTASVIVITLVLSYFTLVFGELVPKRLAMKKAESIAMLAASPLHILSKMVAPFVKLLTFSTNMTVRLFGVDPNAEDEEASEEEIRMMIDTGLERGTIQPNERIIINNVFELDNKDAADVMTPRTDVSAIPVDISRDDAIALATAEKYTRYPVYEGHIDNVIGMLHVKDMIGHLVHQEARSWDVRAFMRPPYFVSEHQRGDTLLEEMQQNRIHMAIVVDEYGGTAGIVTIEDLIEEVIGNIYDEYDMDETDYEQIDESTYIFPGSARLDEVRRVVPAELPLEDYDTLSGFVIGTLGRIPTRSEKPEFEYEHFRYKVEEVGRQRINRVRVQRLQTSSLK
- a CDS encoding sugar phosphate isomerase/epimerase family protein — encoded protein: MNNMRLKSSLDRESLDDRMQYEPEIIEFFLSVEDLEQSDLIRSRIRELRERGIRVYLHHPTRYNGKFLDILSPDPDRYRYYQQSTEQLVAICQEEGAKCVIHANYVKSENPEITRERTLLMKAEIEKILVYGQDVLLWEDSTDGLFCYANPYLIDEVIIPLQLPVNVDVSHTFISFRGDNDRLREVLERTAPYAQYYHLVDSMGEYHDSLPLGQGKIDWRMVKQLVNGKDYIFEINLNGGHIDCTPMVESARYFDSL
- a CDS encoding DUF4084 domain-containing protein, translated to MRRPSKPLAAILLIIIYLMLYYTWILIWQDHKPMLDWGGDVLTILAGIAALSWLLAAYRRGGQDCRPLWLLLMLGCLSSLIANIIWLYNNSILQEELPFPSVADIFYVLQPLFYLSAFIYQISRKLKTYGAVRFVFDIAIVMTAAISLSWQYVLQPIVSTPGIPTFNMSMALAYPIGDLVLLLSALGIYFGFRTIWPERLLSLLFAGVLTQIIGDCMFSVTVYTQDSSWMIWSNPCFGLSLLLIGLTGIVYKKSLEKLPSQQTTLPVEVVEKPNWIRTLLPYITVIALFIVMVVDSNSRNAIALGSGLSILFVIIRQLLILLENRMLLVTLSEKTIALESSEEQYRSLFRYHPDAVCSLDLYGNILSINESASRMLGYSEDELDLLTNITFIPEQYRDMARMHFQQSWKGQPQSYELCLQARDGRLIQVQMTNIPIMIQGHTVGAFAIAKDITEKKNNEERIHYLAYHDPLTGVYNRAAYDENLKWMIAQPHIQRFAVFFIDLDRFKHVNDTLGHDVGDQLLLSVAGRLTAHVPADSMVARRGGDEFTLLLPLTDDDRLITDTAQAVLESLQQPHYIGQHKIVCTPSIGIAIYPDHSTDICTLVQKADRAMYQVKINGKAHYLIYDDNDEKITRKLLLEQSIGSALDHNELLLHYQSQVDASSGKVVGVEALLRWKHPQLGWIAPLEFIPVAEDTGSILSIGRWVLLEACRQAKTWADQGHFIKMGVNLSPRQFQQGNLVDTVAEVLQETGLDPAYLDLEITESIAMSHIHNVIPQLHALKHLGVSISIDDFGTGYSSLSYLASFPIDKLKIAREFISKINEKDSHSIIASIINLAYGLNLNVIAEGVEDCQQADILKGIDCYEMQGYLFSKPVIAAEIEKTFQQDHLH
- a CDS encoding neutral zinc metallopeptidase, which encodes MKWQGRRASTNVEDRRGRGGKTIVGGGIGGIIVIIIVMLLGGNPSSLINNMTSSGTQTVGNYQGTAQEEELVDFVSVVLADTEDVWSDVFKQQGLTYKNPELVIYSGSVQSACGTASSAVGPFYCPGDQKLYIDLSFYDELKQQFQAPGDFAMAYVVAHEVGHHVQTLLGTMDKVEPYRQRLSEKEFNTKYQVRIELQADYYAGVWAHYEQGKNLLEQGDLEEALTAASAVGDDTIQQRAQGYVVPDSFTHGTSEQRKRWFYKGFESGTIQGGDTFSVSDSNL
- a CDS encoding glycoside hydrolase family 65 protein — its product is MKRLFDIHPWKIVERELHTEEFRLAESMMSLGNGHMGMRGNFEENYSGDMHRGSYVAGVWFPDKTRVGWWKNGYPHYFGKVINSINYIGIRLLLDGEEVDLSQSQIKDYYRELDMQQGVLSREFTVIHGEKETRIQTSRFLSVADQELAVIKYAVTPVNYSDEITLIPYLDGDIRNEDSNYDEDFWVEIDKSASELNGHLVMQTKDNSFGTPTFQIAASMRLDVVGGTPSISYSSREEYVENTITSQAEQGQTVTLYKYIALTTDRDHPRGTLPENGQTVLDRAAKQGYEALLDAHAAGWKQRWEMADVAIEGDDEAQQGIRFNLFQLFSTYYGEDARLNIGPKGFTGEKYGGATYWDTEAYALPLYLSTAKPEVARNLCVYRHNQLDGAYHNAQQQGLQGALYPMVTFTGVECHNEWEITFEEIHRNSAIAYAVYNYVNYTGDRDYLHQYGLDVLTGISRFWADRVHYSKRQGQYMIHGVTGPNEYENNVNNNWYTNRISAWTLEYTIQVVRELQAAGHTEVISKLEINDEELAKWQHIVDNMYLPYDEELGIFVQHDTFLDKDLMSADDLDPADRPINQKWSWDKILRSCFIKQADVLQGLYFLNDQYTAEEKRRNFEFYEPMTVHESSLSPCIHSILAAELGMEEKAYEMYNRTARLDLDNYNNDTEDGLHITSMTGSWLGIVQGFAGMRTANETLSFAPFIPQAWDRYSFNIVYRDHFIKVEVSRELVQLTQEGPELSLQLYGEKITLPADGKHTVPVIQKEQTAEVLVGGEA